One window of Flavobacteriales bacterium genomic DNA carries:
- a CDS encoding fatty acid oxidation complex subunit alpha FadJ, protein MKNKYVEIEKRDGIAIIWMDEQDSKINKIGPDMIETFNPMMDELEKDPEVKAAVMISRKKDFIAGADIEAFANVKKEGDWQPIAKKGHEILNRLQKSKKPVVAAINGACMGAGLEIALACAARVASDSPKTILSLPEVKLGLLPGGGGTQRLPRLVGIQKALDMMLTGKNVFAYPAKKMGLVDRLSTKEALLDAAICLAKELTKGPLKREDKRSGMEKFLEGNPITKGIIFKKAKEMVDGQTKGNYPAPYEILECVRIGMTSGEKRGYEEEVKRFEKLILTPESFQLRGIFFAMTEKKKNPLAELAKPVDTIAMVGAGFMGAGIAQVSAAKDVKVLLKDIKQETITQAKQTIWKDIGKKVQRKAMPQLDADRLMNRIAGQLDYNNFEKVQVVIEAVFEDLKLKHRVLAECEEAMSPNAIFASNTSALPIGEIAKASKRPEQVIGMHYFSPVPKMPLLEIVVTDQTADWVTSTCYDLGVKQGKTVIVVKDGPGFYTTRILAPLLGEALNMLEEGADALQIDKVLKKFGFPVGPITLMDEVGIDVGAHIMSGELMQHFISTRKGAKASDGLKRMFDAGYHGRKNKKGFYQYDENGNKKKELDANVYSFFGGNNRKKFDDKEIYERIGMSMVSEAALCLQEGIVSNPLDGDVGAVFGLGFPPFRGGPFRYMDALGAQETVDIFNRLAQKHGERFLPPQIIVDKAKAGEKFYS, encoded by the coding sequence ATGAAAAACAAGTATGTTGAAATAGAAAAACGGGACGGTATCGCCATCATTTGGATGGACGAGCAAGATTCGAAGATCAATAAGATCGGGCCTGATATGATCGAAACGTTCAACCCGATGATGGACGAACTCGAAAAAGACCCTGAGGTGAAAGCTGCGGTGATGATCAGCCGCAAAAAGGATTTCATTGCAGGAGCTGATATTGAGGCTTTCGCCAATGTGAAGAAGGAGGGCGACTGGCAACCTATCGCCAAGAAAGGCCACGAGATCCTGAACCGATTGCAGAAGAGCAAAAAGCCCGTGGTGGCCGCCATCAACGGTGCTTGCATGGGTGCTGGACTGGAGATCGCGTTGGCGTGCGCTGCCCGTGTGGCTTCCGATAGTCCAAAGACCATTCTTTCTCTACCTGAAGTGAAGCTTGGACTGCTTCCTGGCGGTGGCGGAACACAACGTCTGCCACGATTAGTTGGTATTCAGAAAGCCTTGGATATGATGCTCACTGGAAAGAACGTGTTCGCGTATCCTGCCAAGAAAATGGGATTGGTCGATCGACTTTCCACCAAAGAAGCATTGCTTGATGCGGCCATTTGTTTGGCGAAAGAACTGACCAAAGGCCCGCTGAAGCGTGAGGATAAGCGTTCGGGGATGGAGAAATTCCTGGAAGGAAACCCGATCACCAAAGGCATCATCTTCAAGAAGGCCAAAGAGATGGTGGACGGACAGACCAAAGGAAACTACCCTGCTCCGTACGAGATTCTGGAGTGCGTTCGCATTGGAATGACATCTGGTGAGAAGCGCGGTTATGAGGAAGAAGTGAAGCGTTTTGAAAAACTCATCCTTACACCCGAGAGTTTTCAGTTGCGCGGCATTTTCTTCGCCATGACGGAGAAGAAGAAAAACCCATTGGCCGAGTTGGCCAAGCCCGTTGACACCATCGCCATGGTAGGTGCCGGTTTCATGGGTGCAGGCATTGCGCAGGTTTCTGCCGCCAAGGATGTGAAGGTGCTGCTGAAAGACATCAAGCAGGAAACCATTACGCAGGCCAAGCAGACCATTTGGAAAGACATAGGCAAAAAGGTGCAGCGCAAGGCGATGCCGCAGTTGGATGCCGACCGCTTGATGAACCGCATTGCAGGCCAGCTCGATTACAACAACTTTGAGAAGGTTCAGGTGGTCATTGAAGCGGTTTTCGAGGATCTGAAACTGAAGCACCGCGTGTTGGCCGAGTGCGAAGAGGCGATGAGCCCCAACGCCATTTTTGCTTCCAACACCTCCGCCCTGCCCATTGGCGAGATCGCGAAAGCAAGTAAACGACCTGAGCAGGTGATCGGGATGCACTACTTCTCCCCTGTTCCGAAGATGCCATTGCTGGAGATCGTTGTCACTGATCAGACGGCAGATTGGGTCACTTCCACCTGCTACGACCTCGGTGTGAAGCAAGGCAAAACGGTGATCGTGGTGAAAGACGGCCCTGGGTTCTACACCACGCGTATTCTGGCTCCGCTTCTTGGCGAAGCCTTGAACATGTTGGAAGAAGGCGCAGACGCGCTTCAAATAGACAAGGTGCTGAAGAAATTCGGTTTCCCTGTGGGACCTATAACGCTGATGGACGAGGTTGGAATTGATGTGGGTGCACACATCATGAGCGGTGAATTGATGCAGCATTTCATTTCGACCCGAAAAGGTGCGAAGGCATCTGACGGGTTGAAGCGCATGTTCGATGCGGGTTACCATGGAAGGAAGAACAAGAAAGGGTTCTATCAGTACGATGAGAACGGCAATAAGAAAAAGGAACTGGATGCGAACGTTTACAGCTTTTTCGGTGGCAACAACCGCAAGAAGTTCGATGACAAGGAGATCTATGAGCGTATTGGCATGAGCATGGTGAGCGAAGCCGCTCTGTGCTTGCAGGAAGGCATTGTTTCGAACCCGTTGGATGGCGATGTGGGGGCTGTTTTTGGATTGGGATTCCCTCCATTCCGTGGTGGACCGTTCCGATACATGGATGCGTTAGGCGCGCAGGAAACTGTTGACATCTTCAACCGCTTGGCCCAGAAACACGGAGAGCGTTTCTTGCCGCCACAGATCATTGTAGACAAGGCAAAGGCGGGAGAAAAGTTCTACTCCTAA
- a CDS encoding four helix bundle protein, translating into MTSEELENRVIDFAVMIVEITEKMPKSYAADYYAKQLLRSGSSPALNYGEVRAAESKRDFVHKMNVVLKELRETTNCLKIIQRTKLYASEAVIVKARQECKELLAIFVASVNTAKKNMNQK; encoded by the coding sequence ATGACCTCAGAAGAACTCGAGAATAGGGTTATTGACTTTGCCGTGATGATCGTAGAAATCACGGAGAAGATGCCAAAGTCGTACGCAGCAGACTACTACGCAAAGCAATTGCTCAGAAGTGGTTCCTCTCCAGCACTAAACTATGGCGAAGTGCGTGCAGCAGAATCAAAGCGTGACTTTGTTCATAAGATGAATGTCGTTCTTAAGGAGTTGAGAGAAACGACCAATTGTCTCAAAATCATCCAAAGAACTAAGCTCTACGCTTCTGAAGCAGTGATCGTTAAGGCCAGACAAGAATGCAAAGAACTTCTTGCAATTTTCGTTGCAAGCGTAAACACAGCTAAAAAGAACATGAATCAGAAATGA
- a CDS encoding acetyl-CoA C-acyltransferase gives MSKKVVLIDGARTPFLRAGTDYMDLMSYQLGAFAIKGVVDKTGIKPDQIDQVVMGTVIHNVKTPNVARESALTAGLNMTTPCHTVSQACISANQAISRGADLIRLGHADVVIAGGTDCTSDSPIGYKKSMRKKLFNAQKLKTTGDMIKFAMTLKLTDFLPDRPAVAEFLTDRLMGEDCETLAAKFSISREAQDEFALRSHTLAQKAQDEGHLAKEIAPVELAPKFKPIDKDNGIRVAPLEKLAKLKPAFVKPHGTLTAANSSFLTDGGAAVLIMSEEKAKELGFTPKAYIHDYLFTAQDIREELLLGPAYAMAKILDRNNLKMEDMDVIEFHEAFAGQILANIAALSSDDFCKKYLGRDKAVGQIPMEKMNLWGGSLSIGHPFGATGARIMTTTANRLIAEGGRYGLLAACAAGAHGHASILERYPN, from the coding sequence ATGAGCAAGAAAGTAGTATTGATAGATGGAGCGCGCACTCCATTTCTGAGGGCTGGGACCGATTACATGGACCTGATGAGTTACCAATTGGGAGCTTTCGCCATCAAAGGCGTGGTAGATAAAACGGGGATAAAACCCGACCAGATCGACCAAGTGGTGATGGGAACCGTGATCCATAATGTGAAAACTCCCAATGTGGCGCGCGAAAGCGCCCTGACGGCAGGATTGAACATGACCACGCCTTGCCACACCGTTTCACAGGCGTGTATTTCGGCCAACCAGGCCATTTCTCGCGGAGCAGACCTAATCCGTTTGGGACATGCTGATGTGGTGATTGCAGGCGGTACAGATTGTACTTCCGATTCGCCTATCGGCTACAAGAAAAGTATGCGCAAGAAGCTGTTCAACGCCCAGAAACTGAAAACAACGGGCGATATGATCAAGTTTGCAATGACGCTGAAGTTGACAGACTTCCTCCCCGACAGGCCAGCCGTTGCCGAGTTCTTGACAGACCGACTGATGGGTGAGGACTGCGAAACATTGGCCGCCAAATTCAGCATTAGCCGCGAGGCGCAGGATGAGTTTGCATTGCGATCGCACACGTTGGCACAGAAAGCACAGGACGAAGGTCATCTTGCCAAGGAGATCGCACCCGTAGAACTCGCTCCGAAGTTCAAACCGATCGATAAAGACAACGGAATCCGCGTTGCACCTTTGGAGAAATTGGCGAAACTGAAGCCTGCTTTCGTAAAACCTCACGGAACATTGACCGCTGCCAACTCATCATTCCTGACGGATGGCGGTGCAGCAGTTCTGATCATGAGTGAAGAAAAAGCAAAAGAACTTGGATTCACGCCCAAGGCTTACATCCACGATTATCTGTTCACAGCTCAAGATATTCGCGAAGAGCTTTTACTCGGACCTGCTTATGCCATGGCCAAAATCCTCGACAGAAACAACCTGAAGATGGAGGACATGGATGTCATTGAATTCCATGAGGCATTTGCCGGACAGATATTGGCAAACATTGCCGCTTTGTCCTCAGACGATTTCTGTAAGAAGTATTTGGGCAGAGACAAGGCTGTAGGACAAATTCCAATGGAGAAAATGAACCTGTGGGGCGGGTCGCTTTCCATCGGTCACCCATTTGGAGCCACTGGCGCACGTATTATGACAACCACCGCCAACCGATTGATCGCTGAAGGTGGTCGTTATGGACTATTGGCCGCCTGTGCTGCTGGGGCGCATGGTCATGCGAGTATTTTGGAACGCTATCCAAACTAA